A genomic region of Salvelinus namaycush isolate Seneca chromosome 7, SaNama_1.0, whole genome shotgun sequence contains the following coding sequences:
- the LOC120051541 gene encoding methyl-CpG-binding domain protein 5-like isoform X2, whose translation MNGGKDCKGGVSEGVGHTAPVQVPIGWHRKVDPTNGVLYISPSGSVLSCLDQVKSYLLTDGTCKCGLECPLILPKVFNFDPGAAIKQRTAEDVRADEDVTKLCIHKRKLLAVATLHKTMALPHPALTLTSPGGGTSSTSMVPSHSTNPRAIRNKSHQSLLPNSVVPNCKNPFKMMMAAAAGHRHFPQELGDPPQQLELYPGYPNRQQRLSSEPGPRSSYCSGYGSMLSPGGHGSQLYGPRDGSPLSPSLRSDPLGTPDGFRNNLCGFPGATSSSPIHGANRTPLSPPGMLLHGSPAGTQTSCAMAGRNSTPLSPTATAKSPVMMKKPVCNFPRSPSMDISIRAPFHLNTQPSALHPGPPSAIPPSCTLQKKQMTSEKDPLGILDPIPSKPSISISQTNSKTNSNFQPSVHSSQVPMMNVNMNNHPPPAIVPLPSNLPLPTVKPSPVGHSHGGHMQRTQHQTSITTSMSPSPVTSPVHMSGPVLGSRMEASPQRSRSSSTSSDHGSFALPSGPSQGPCGGMKVPPRSPRPTMPINMPSSPSAKPDSHPLHQYKDLPSQLLVEMSNQNAINTQHNNPGMYPPATSSGPSIAAPHQAQNQKGQNHPGLLGMPLNQIVNQQNAASFPASSLLSAAAKAQLANQNKHGDNSSETGSRGGGPGRVDGNGGSSGVGHPSGPLSGIERPSSSTLNPMLPPNSTMPSIAEAAAAGGQSGRAALRDKLMAQQRDRGDPLLRKRKQQPPGPPPPNNPLNHHDSMVFNMLNKPPNMGGGPGPRLPPPSSAEQLRKVARLGGLPTNTSMAQLLQSMSNHNNHHNQHQGPVGPPGPGQMHYSDVAGVMPPGASQQQNLLAQQRMLGQGEGQGMYCRSMDSGGPHSHSPRFPGLMNQIQANSLVNCGPLGPGGQVGLGPGNMPLSHHPNTNPPPLSHPSQHPHQQQHSHLHAALGRTIMSGRTLGNNDGSCGPTISEPGDPSNLVNCSMASLQPHVINSSSSGGGTQVFQQHHAQQQQLHQGIQRAMQGLPPGYQGSQQPGFPENNNSSNSHSMACLFQNFQGCLPDNSISVPHSQMISQSGMTSLPESQGMLSHTQFGVSQRGMQQTQGEGLPPGMHGSDRLPSGGVESVDAIYRAVVDAASKGMHVVITTTVSGTTQSSPVPTLSTMTAFTNSVGEPVSINHNLPHSHAAVSHSGQRVAHQEGEQTPTLSQQPRPRQVRAGRPRKNSGQGKSTVSIPEGQGALPEASHQDYFRSPGHGTPRGQWEGETGYPGSLDRGHTAWGGEEFLECSTHVRSSPCMERPGSLAPAPSCPADSAPHEGHHHSLPVPSDKAFLEDGFNRFNNCNRTAVNIVNYKERLDQTVERCAHMNGGGVGPPQVQFSLRGYGVSDPLGPPRQGDLTGDDQSPSSSTSLEGPLVKEYVGHYNGHFNGGCAPSPSDTKSLSSEEDLRQPDSPSSEMLHYRPRTFNMGDLVWGQGFKGFPSWPGKLSGEEAGHNHHHHGRLQLREDSKVEPEKLKTLSDICYYPRWSQRS comes from the exons ATGAATGGAGGAAAGGACTGTAAGGGAGGGGTCTCAGAGGGGGTGGGGCATACAGCCCCTGTCCAGGTCCCTATTGGCTGGCATCGCAAGGTGGATCCAACTAATGGAGTCCTCTACATCAG TCCCAGTGGCTCGGTGCTGTCCTGTCTAGACCAGGTGAAGAGCTACCTGCTCACAGACGGGACTTGCAAGTGTGGCCTGGAGTGCCCACTCATCCTCCCAAAG GTGTTTAACTTTGATCCGGGAGCTGCCATTAAACAGAGGACGGCAGAGGACGTGAGGGCTGATGAAGACGTCACCAAGCTGTGTATCCATAAGAGAAAGCTGCTGGCTGTGGCCACTCTACACAAAACTATGGCGCTGCCACACCCTGCTCTGACTCTTACCAGTCCTGGTGGAGGTACAA GTTCAACATCAATGGTCCCGTCACATTCCACGAATCCCCGAGCAATACGGAATAAATCTCACCAGTCACTGCTACCCAACTCTGTGGTTCCGAACTGCAAGAACCCTTTCAAAATGATGATGGCGGCTGCAGCAGGTCACCGGCACTTTCCCCAAGAGCTAGGAGATCCACCCCAGCAGCTAGAGCTTTACCCTGGTTATCCCAACAGACAGCAGAGACTGAGCAGTGAGCCTGGGCCCAGGTCTTCGTACTGCTCTGGCTATGGTAGCATGCTGAGTCCAGGGGGCCACGGCTCCCAGCTCTATGGGCCCAGGGACGGGTCACCACTCTCCCCTAGCCTCAGGTCTGATCCTCTGGGGACCCCAGATGGGTTTAGAAACAACCTATGTGGCTTCCCTGGAGCCACCAGCTCCAGCCCCATCCACGGGGCCAACAGAACGCCTCTCTCCCCACCAGGGATGCTCCTCCACGGTTCTCCGGCTGGGACCCAGACGTCCTGCGCTATGGCAGGAAGGAATAGCACACCCCTCTCCCCTACCGCCACTGCCAAAAGCCCAGTCATGATGAAGAAGCCTGTGTGTAACTTCCCCAGATCCCCCAGTATGGATATTTCCATACGAGCACCGTTTCACCTCAATACACAGCCCAGCGCCCTACACCCTGGCCCCCCGTCTGCCATACCTCCCTCCTGCACCCTCCAGAAAAAGCAGATGACCTCTGAAAAGGACCCGTTAGGCATCCTAGACCCCATCCCCAGCAAGCCTAGCATCAGTATCAGCCAGACAAACTCCAAAACAAACTCCAACTTCCAACCTAGTGTCCACTCCTCTCAGGTACCAATGATGAATGTAAACATGAACAACCACCCTCCTCCCGCCATCGTCCCCTTGCCAAGCAACCTCCCTCTTCCCACTGTCAAACCCAGCCCAGTGGGCCACAGCCACGGAGGTCACATGCAGAGGACTCAACATCAGACCTCCATAACCACCTCCATGTCCCCCTCCCCCGTCACCTCCCCAGTCCACATGTCAGGCCCTGTCCTGGGCAGCAGGATGGAGGCCTCTCCCCAGCGCTCCcgttcctcctccacctcctcggACCACGGGAGCTTTGCCTTGCCCTCAGGCCCCAGTCAGGGTCCGTGTGGCGGGATGAAAGTTCCTCCTCGCTCCCCCCGGCCCACCATGCCCATTAACATGCCCTCCAGCCCCTCTGCCAAGCCTGACTCACACCCACTCCACCAGTACAAAGACCTACCCAGTCAGCTGCTGGTTGAGATGAGTAACCAGAACGCTATCAACACCCAGCACAACAACCCCGGCATGTACCCCCCTGCCACCTCCTCTGGCCCCTCCATCGCTGCTCCTCACCAGGCCCAGAACCAGAAGGGACAGAACCACCCAGGTCTGTTAGGGATGCCCCTGAACCAGATCGTGAACCAGCAGAATGCTGCCTCCTTCCCCGCCAGCAGCCTACTGTCAGCAGCAGCCAAAGCACAGCTAGCAAATCAAAACAAACATGGTGACAACAGCAGTGAGACTGGCAGTAGAGGTGGAGGCCCAGGTAGGGTTGatggtaatggtggtagtagtggagtTGGGCATCCCAGCGGCCCTCTCAGCGGCATAGAGAGGCCAAGTAGCAGCACTTTAAACCCCATGCTTCCCCCTAACTCCACCATGCCCTCCATTgcggaagcagcagcagcagggggCCAGAGCGGTCGGGCTGCCCTCCGGGACAAGCTCATGGcccagcagagagacagaggagacccCCTGCTCCGTAAGCGCAAGCAGCAGCCGCCAGGCCCACCACCGCCCAACAACCCCCTCAACCACCACGACAGCATGGTCTTCAACATGCTCAACAAGCCTCCTAACATGGGTGGAGGTCCAGGTCCCAGGCTACCACCACCAAGCTCAGCAGAACAGTTGAGGAAAGTGGCCCGGCTTGGGGGCCTACCGACCAACACCTCCATGGCCCAGCTGCTTCAGTCCATGagcaaccacaacaaccaccataACCAGCACCAAGGCCCTGTAGGCCCCCCAGGACCTGGTCAGATGCACTACAGCGATGTGGCTGGGGTCATGCCTCCTGGAGCCTCCCAGCAGCAGAACCTACTGGCCCAACAGAGGATGCTAGGCCAAGGGGAGGGTCAAGGTATGTACTGCCGGAGTATGGACTCTGGAGGCCCTCATTCTCACAGCCCTCGGTTCCCAGGGTTGATGAACCAGATCCAGGCCAATTCGTTGGTGAACTGTGGCCCTCTGGGGCCCGGTGGACAAGTGGGCCTTGGCCCAGGGAACATGCCCCTGAGCCACCATCCTAACACTAACCCACCACCACTGTCCCACCCAAGTCAACATCCACatcagcagcagcacagccaccTTCACGCTGCGCTGGGACGGACTATTATGTCAGGAAGGACACTCGGCAACAATGATGGGAGTTGTGGTCCAACCATCTCTGAGCCAG GAGACCCATCTAACCTAGTGAACTGCAGCATGGCCAGCCTCCAGCCCCACGTCATCAACAGCTCCAGCAGTGGTGGTGGTACCCAGGTGTTCCAGCAGCATCATGCCCAGCAGCAGCAGCTTCATCAGGGCATTCAGCGGGCCATGCAGGGCCTCCCTCCTGGCTACCAGGGCTCACAGCAACCTGGCTTCCCTGAAAACAACAACTCCTCCAACTCCCACTCTATGGCCTGCCTGTTCCAGAACTTCCAG GGGTGTTTGCCAGACAACAGCATTTCAGTCCCTCACTCACAGATGATCTCTCAGTCCGgtatgacatcacttcctgagTCTCAGGGGATGCTGTCACACACCCAGTTTGGTGTCAGCCAACGGGGGATGCAGCAGACACAGGGAGAGGGGCTTCCCCCAGGGATGCACGGCTCTGATAGGCTACCCAGCGGAGGGGTGGAGTCTGTAGACGCCATCTACAGGGCTGTGGTGGATGCTGCCAGTAAAGGAATGCATGTAGTCATCACCACCACGGTTAGTGGCACTACCCAGTCCAGCCCTGTACCTACTCTCAGCACCATGACTGCCTTCACTAACTCCGTAGGGGAGCCGGTCAGCATCAACCACAACCTCCCTCACAGCCATGCTGCAGTCAGCCATAGTGGCCAGCGGGTAGCGCACCAGGAGGGGGAGCAGACACCGACCCTGAGCCAACAGCCCAGACCCAGGCAGGTCAGAGCAGGACGGCCCCGGAAGAACTCTGGTCAGGGGAAGAGTACTGTTAGCATCCCCGAGGGTCAGGGAGCACTTCCAGAGGCCTCCCACCAGGACTACTTCAGATCCCCAGGCCATGGCACCCCCAGGGGGCAGTGGGAAGGCGAGACTGGGTACCCTGGAAGTCTGGACAGAGGTCACACGGCATGGGGTGGTGAGGAGTTCCTAGAGTGCTCCACTCATGTCCGCAGCAGCCCCTGTATGGAGAGACCTGGGAGTCTAGCTCCTGCACCCTCCTGTCCAGCCGACAGCGCCCCCCACGAAGgtcaccaccactctctccccgtCCCCTCAGACAAGGCCTTCCTGGAGGATGGATTCAACCGCTTCAACAACTGCAACCGGACGGCCGTGAACATCGTTAACTACAAAGAGAGGTTGGATCAGACTGTGGAGAGATGCGCCCATATGAACGGAGGTGGCGTCGGGCCCCCCCAGGTCCAGTTCTCTCTACGGGGGTACGGTGTGTCTGACCCCCTCGGCCCCCCCAGACAGGGGGACCTAACCGGGGACGACCAGtctcccagctcctccaccaGCCTGGAGGGTCCGTTGGTTAAAGAGTACGTGGGCCACTACAACGGTCACTTCAACGGAGGCTGTGCCCCCAGCCCGTCTGACACCAAGTCCCTGAGCAGCGAGGAGGACCTGAGGCAGCCGGACAGCCCCTCGTCAGAGATGCTCCACTATAGACCCAGGACGTTTAACATGGGGGATCTGGTCTGGGGACAGGGCTTTAAAGGGTTCCCGTCCTGGCCTGGTAAACTGTCAGGGGAGGAGGCGGGGCACAACCATCACCACCATGGCCGCCTGCAGCTCAGAGAGGACAGCAAG GTGGAGCCAGAGAAGCTGAAAACACTGTCTGACATCTGTTATTACCCCAGGTGGAGCCAGAGAAGCTGA